Sequence from the Sphingomonas koreensis genome:
CGCTTGACCGGCACCAATATCTTCATTCCGTTTCTCCGACCGCCTCGAGGCCTTGGATTGCATCGCGCGCCATGCGGAAATGGCGGCTCCCCCGTCAATGCGAACGCCGGTTTGATCAGGAGGGTGATGGCGAGGGGGCGAAGCTTGCCGGGGGCAGCCCGGGCCTTCTAGCAGCAGTCGCGCCAAAGGAGTTTCCATGACTGAATCGCCGTCCGTTATCTGGCAGATTGACGAAGGCGTGGCGATCGTGCGGCTGAACCGCCCCGAACGGCTCAATGCCCTGACGCTCGAGATGCTCGATCGCCTTCGCTACACGCTTGACCAAGTCGTGGCCGCGGGCGCGCGCGCGATCCTGGTGACCGGCGAGGGCCGTGCCTTCTGCTCGGGGGCCGATCTCGCGTCGAGCGAGGACGGGCTGACCGAGCGCGACTTGGGCGATGCGGTGCGGGCTCACTATAATCCGTTGACCCAGACCTTTGCCGCGCTGCAGGTGCCAGTCGTGACCGCGGTGAATGGCGCAGCGGCCGGGGCGGGCGTTTCGATCGCGCTTTCGGGCGATATCGTGGTCGCAGCGCGTTCTTCCTATCTGCTGCTCGCCTTCGCCAATATCGGACTGGTGCCCGATGCCGGCGCAACCTGGCTGATCGGCAAGTCGGCGGGACGGCTCAAGCTCCTCGAAATGGCATTGCTCGGCGAACGGTTGAGCGCCGATGCGGCGCTCGATGCCGGGTTGGTGACACGGGTGGCAGACGACGATGCATTGCTGGAGACAGCGATGGCGCTCGCGCGCAAGCTCGCCGCGATGCCGACGGTCGCGCTGGGACTGATCCGCACACAGGCGGCGGTCGCGCTCAGCGGCACGCTCTCCGATCTGCTCGAGGTTGAAGCCGCCCATCAGGGACGCGCCGCCGACACGAGCGATTTCCGCGAAGGGGTCGCCGCTTTCCTCGACAAGCGCAAACCCAGTTTCACGGGGCAATGATCCCCCAATCCCCGGCTACTCAAGGAAATCCATCATGTCTGACGTTCTCATCCTCTCCGGCGTCCGTACCGCGATCGGCGACTTTGGCGGCGCCCTGAAGAACGTGCCCGCGGCGGATCTGGGCGCACTGGTGATCGGCGAGGCGATTGCGCGTGCGGGTATCGCAGCCGATGCGGTCGGGCATGTGGTGATGGGCAATGTGATCCCTTCTACGCCCAGCGACGCCTATCTGGCGCGCGTCGCGGCGGTGCGCGCGGGCGTGCCGGTGGCGGTGCCCGCACTGACCGTGAACCGGCTGTGCGGATCGGGGCTGCAGGCGATCATCTCCGCGGCACAGGGCATTGCCCTTGGTGAATGCGGCGTGGCGGTCGCGGGCGGCGCCGAGAATATGAGCCAGGCGCCGCATTATGTGGCCAGCGCGCGGTTCGGGCAGAAGATGGGCGACATCCAGATGCTCGACGCGCTCACCCGTACGCTGAGCGATCCGTTCGACCAGGTTCATATGGGGGTGACTGCGGAGAATGTCGCGGCGCAATGCGGCATCGATCGGGCGGCGCAGGACGAAGCCGCAGTCGAGAGCCATCGCCGCGGCGCGCGTGCGATCGCCGAGGGACGTTTCCGCGATCAGATCGTACCGGTCGAGATCAAGAGCCGCGGCGGCACCGTGATGTTCGATACCGACGAGCATGTCCGGGCCGAGGTGACGCTGGAGGATATGGCGAGGCTGCGCCCTGCCTTCCAGCGCGACGGAACGGTGACCGCGGGCAACGCTTCGGGAATCAACGATGGTGCTGCGGCGGTGGTGCTGGGCTCGCCCGAGGAAGCGCAGCGGCTTGGGGCCAAGCCGCTCGCACGGATCCTGGGCTGGGGCCATGCCGGGGTGGAGCCCCGGGTGATGGGGCTTGGGCCGGTCGAGGCGGTGCCGATCGCACTGCGGCGCGCGGGCGTGACGCTCGACCGGATCGATGTGATCGAATCCAACGAAGCGTTCGCGGCGCAGGCGTGCGCGGTATCGGCGCAGCTCGGGTTCGATCCCGAAAAGACGAACGTCAACGGATCCGGCATCTCGCTTGGCCACCCGGTCGGCGCAACCGGGGCGATCAATACCGTCAAGCTCCTCTATGAACTCCAGCGATCGGGCGGCCGCCTCGGCCTGGTTACGATGTGCATCGGCGGAGGGCAGGGCATCGCGCTGGTGATCGAGCGACTGGACTGAATTTCGACCGGTCCAGTCCGCTCGCTTGCAGCTCCCCCAGGCCGGCGCATCATCAGCGCCCCTCTAATGCCTTGCGCCCCGCCCGTGACCGGGCGGCCGCGTGCTATGGCTCGGCTGCGCCTTGCCACCGAGCCCCGGCGGGTCTCGGCCATGCGGTGACGCCCGCTGGCGCCAACGCCCTGCGGGCCAGCGGGCGCCGCTTGCGCGGCGGCGTTGTGGGCGGCCCGCCGGCAGCGGGGATGGGCGACCGCTCGCAGCAAAGGCCGGTTCGGGCCGCCGGCAAGCCGGGCCTTGCCCGGCTGCTCCACTTCGTTCCGCCCCCTCGGGTGCCGGCGCCCCTTGGGGAACCGGCCTCCTTGCTCGCTCGCCGCCCACCCCCGCTGCCGGGGGCCATGCTGGTTTTGGGGCGGCGAGGAGGAGACGATGCCCCGCCACCGCCCCGCAGGAGATGGGCCGCGCGCCAGCCTCTATGATGAGGTCACCCAGCGCATCGTCGCCGAACTCGAACAGGGCTGCTTTCCATGGGTTCAGCCATGGGACAGCGCCGCCGCCGCGCCTTCGCTGCCGCGCAATGCGCTGACCGCGCGCTGCTATTCGGGCGTCAATATCCTCACCCTCTGGGCGTCGGGCGTCGCGGGCGGTTTTTCCTCGCAAAGCTGGCTGACCTTCCGTCAGGCCCAGCAGGCCGGAGGCTGTGTGCGCAAGGGCGAGCGCGGGACGGGCGTTGTCTTCGCCGACCGCTTCATTCCCGAAGCCGAGCTGGAACGCGCCACCCGCGACGGCGAGGCCGCCAAGGCCGTGCCGTTCCTCAAGCGCTTTACCGTCTTCAACGTCGCGCAATGCGACGGGCTGCGCCCCGGTCTCGCCGACGATCCTGCGCCGCTGCCGCGCTGCGGGATCGCCCCGGTTGCAGAAGCCGTGATCGACGCGTCGGGCGCCGATTTCCGGGTCGGCGGCGCGCACGCCTTCTATGCGCCGGGCGAGGACTATGTGCAGGTGCCGCCGCACAGTGCCTTCGGCGATCCGATCAACTGGTATCGCACCGCGCTCCACGAACTCACCCACTGGACCGGGCACGGCTCACGCCTCGCGCGCGATCTTTCAGGGCCGTTCGCATCGGCGGCCTATGCACGCGAGGAACTCGTCGCCGAAATGGGCGCGGCCTTTCTCTGCGCCCATATCGGCATCCATCCGAGCGTGCGCCATGCCGACTATATCGGTGCGTGGCTCGCCGTGCTGCGCGCCGACAATCGCGCCATCTTCCGCGCCGCCGCCGCAGCCTCGCGCGCCGCCGACTATCTGCTCGCACTGCACGGCGAGGCCAAGGCGGCAGCGCTCGAAGCGGCGCAAGCGGACAGGATCGCGGCATGATCGCGCTCCCGCCCGACCTGCGCGCCGCGCTGCTGGCCAATGCCCGCGCCACCGCCGCCAACCCCCATCTCGACCCAATGCCGCTGGTCAAGTTCTTCAATCCCATGGGCGCGGCGACATGGCTCGCAAGTGAACTCGATGCGGACGGCGACACGCTGTTCGGGTTGGCCGATCTCGGCTTTGGCTGCCCCGAACTCGGCAGCTTCAGCCTCGCCGAGATCGCCAGCGTGAAGCTCCCCTATGGCCTTACCATTGAGCGCGATCTCAGCTTTACGACCCGGTTCGGCCTCTCGGTCTGGGCCGACTGGTCGCGCCGCGCCGGATCGATCCTCTGGGCGGAGACCCTGCTCCGCCGCGTCGAAATGAGCGTGCCGCCCGGCACCGACCCGCTTCCGCCCCATGCCAACGATCCGGCTCCGCCGGAGCGCAGCAAGGGCGGCTGACGCTGGCGGCCGTCCGCCGCCGAACATGAGCCGGTCCCCGGCAAGCCCGGGACCGGCACCCAAGGAGACGACCGATGAAACTCGACTTCATTGCGCTCGACAGGCTGGCAGTCAGCCCGCTCAACATGCGCCACGGCAAGAAACCGCCCGACATATCGGACATCCTCCCGACCGTACTCAAGCGCGGCATCATCCAGCCGATGATCGTCCGCCCCGAGGGCGGGGAAGGCTGGTTCGGCGTCGTCGCCGGGGCGCGGCGGCTGCACGCCGCGCAACTTGCCGCGCAGCAGACCGGCCATACCGATCCGCTGCCCTGCGCGATCCTTGAAGAAGGCGACGACGCCGACGCCATCGAGGCCTCGCTGATCGAGAATGTCGCGCGCCGCGATCCCGACGAGGTCACTCAATGGGAAAGCTTCGTGAAGCTGGTCAAGCAAGGCCGCGATCCCGAAGCGATCGGCGTGACCTTCGGTATCCCCGAAGCGGGCGTGCGGCGCATCCTTGCCCTTGGCAATCTGCTCCCGCGCATCCGCAACCTCTACCGCGCCGAAGAGATCGACCGTGCCACGATCCGCCACCTGACCATGGCCTCCAAGAAGCAGCAAAGCGCATGGCTTGCGCTGCTCGATGATCCGCACGCCTATGCCCCGACCGGCCATCAGCTCAAGTCATGGCTGCTCGGCGGGCACTCGATCCGGACCAGCCATGCGCTGTTCGCGCTCGACGAGTATAAGGGGCCGATCATCGCCGACCTGTTCGGCGAGGACAGCTATTTCGGGGATAGCGCCGCCTTCTGGACGCTCCAGAACGCGGCCATCGAACGGGTCCGGCAAAGCGCGCTCGATGATGGCTGGCACGAGGTGGTGGTGATGCCGCGCGACACCAGCTTCTATAGCTGGGAGCATGAGAAGACGCCCAAGACCAAGGGCGGGCGCGTCTATGTCGAGGTGCGCGAGAGCGGCGAGGTCGCGATCCATATCGGTTACCTGACGCGCAAGGAAGCGCGCGCCCGCGAACGCGGCGAACCCGCTATGACCGCCGCCAAGCCCGCACGACCCGAGGTCACCAGCACGCTTAACGACTATGTCGATCTCCATCGCCATGCCGCCGTGCGCGCCGCGTTGTCCGCGCATCCCGGCGTCGCGCTGCGCCTGCTCGTGGCGCACGCCATTATCGGCTCGCCGCTGTGGCGCGTGCGGCCCGAACCGCAGGCCAGCGCGAACGAGGCGGTCTGCGCCAGCGTCGCCGCCGCGCGCGGTGAAGCCGTGTTCGGCGAGCAGCGCCGCGCGGTGCTGGCGCTGCTCGATCTCGATCCCGAGCGCTCGACCCTGACCGACGGCAATGGCGACGATGCGGCGCTCGCCGCGCTGTTCGCTCGCCTGCTCGACCTCCCCGACCCGGCGCTGCTCGATGTCGCAGCGGTGGTGATGGGCGAGAGCCTGCACGCCGGAAGCGCCGCCGTCGAGGCAGCCGGGGCAAGGATCGGTGTCACCATGGCCGACTGGTGGCAGGCCGACGACACGCTGTTCGAGCTGATCCGCGACAAGGAGGTCATGCACGGAATCGTCGGCGAGATTGCCGGACCCGCGATCGCGAGCGCCAATATGGACGAGAAGCTCAAGACCCTGAAGCGCATCGCTCGCGACCATCTCGACGGCACCGGCAGCCGCAAACGGTATGAAGGCTGGGTGCCGCGCTGGATGGCGTTCCCGCCCGCCGCCTATACCGCGCGCGGCGGTGTCCGTGCGGTCACCGCCCATGCAACGCTCGCCGGCGCGTGCGCCCCCGAAGCCGGTCCGGCGCTCGCCATCGCTGCCTGACCGGCGCGGCGGCGCGGTCTCCCGCCGCGCCGCCGCACTTTCCTACATCGCCGCGATCTGCTCCAATCGGGCGGTGAAACGGCGTTCCGGCTGGCGGGCCTTCGCGCTCGCGCTCGAATATTGGCTGCTCGCCGCGCTGCTCGCAGGCGCGTTCCTGGCTGGTATCTGGGGCGGCCTGCGCACGCTCATTGACTGACCATCGCCCCCCAAATCGCCGCGCGCAGAAGGCACGAAAGGCTGCGCCGATGGGCGGCTATGAGCAAGCGGACCCGGGACCCCAGGCCCGCGATCGCGCGCCGTGCGAGGGTTCGAACCTCGCGCCGCCCGCGGTCCAGTCCGGGCCTGACGTGCTTGGCTGGCAGCGCCGCGCCTGCCCGAAACCATCGCCCCCGCGCTTATTTCCCCGGCGGGCTGCGCCCGCCTCCTCGCGGCCGCTTCGCTGCAAATAAGCGCCAGAGCTCCGGTCCTCCGCTCGCGCTCCGGCCGTGCCGGTTCGGTCCGCCGCTCGATCCGCTGCCTTGTGCCGCACATCGCCCCGGATGGTCCGCGGGCGAGACGCAAGGAGTATGAACCATGCCTGCAATCGGACACGTCACCCGCACCAGCGACGGCTTCAAGGGCCAGCTCAAGACCATCTCGGTCCGCGCCGAGATCGAGATCGTCGCCAACCGCAGCCGCACCAGCGAGGCGCAGCCCGACTATCGCGTCTTCTGCGGCGGCACCGAGGTCGGCGGCGGCTGGGTTCGCACCGGCGAGCGCTCGGGCAAGGACTATGTCTCGCTCAGCCTCGCCGCGCCCGAGTTCGGGCCGCGCACTCTCTACGCCAATCTCGGCCGCGCCGCAGGGCAGGACGATCCCGATGCGTTCGCGATCATCTGGAACCCGGCCGACTGACCTCGCTCCCGCCCGCGCCGGCAAGCCCGGCGCGGGCGGGGCTCGATTTTTGAGGGGGAGGGTTTTCGAGCCTCCCGCAGAGCAGCGCCGATCCGCATCCCTTGCCGCACCGCGCGGCGCCCCGCCGCGCCAGCCAGCGAGGCAAGGATGCAGGACGAGGATGCGAATGACCGGGCAGCGCGCGCGGCGCGCGGATCGCCCTTTCTCACGCCCCAGCAGGCCGCGCACTTCCTCGGCCTCTCGGTGCGTACGCTCCAGGAATATCGCTCGGCGGGCACCGGGCCGCGCTACCGGCGCCACTCGCGCCATATCCGCTACCATATCGACGACCTCGAGCATTGGTCGCGGCAGGTCGCGGAAGCCGGCGATGCGTAAGCGCAGCCTGCTCGCGCTTGGCGCACTGGTCGCGGGGCTGGGGACGACGCTGGTCTTCGATCCGCCGCCCTTGCTGATATGGAATCCGAGCGCCAGCGCGCCGGTCGGGCTCTACGCCATTCTCCCCGGCGTGCGCCTGAAGCGCGGCGACTTCGCGCTGGCATGGCCGCCGCGCGCTGCGCGCGAACTCGCCGCACGCCGCCACTATTTGCCGCGCAACGTGCCGTTGGTGAAGCGTGTCGCCGCGCTCGATGGCGACCGTATCTGCGCCCGCGGCGTCCGGATCATGGTCGGTCAGCGCATCGTTGCGCGGCGGCACGCAGTCGACGCCCATGACCGCCCGCTGCCCGCCTGGCAGGGCTGCCGCATGCTGACGGACGGCGAGGTCCTGTTGTTGATGCCGCACCCCGACTCGTTCGACGGACGCTATTTCGGGGCGGCGCAGCGCGCGCAGGTGATCGGCAAGGCGGTGCCCCTATGGGTGCGCTAAGCCACGCGATGACCGCGCTGGCGCTGCTCGGCGCACAGGCACTCGCCGAGGATCGCGTGACCCGCTGGGCACCGCTGATCGAGATGGCCGCACGGCGCTGCGGCGTGCCTGCGTCGTGGATCGCGCAGGTGATGCGTGCCGAATCCGGTGGCCGGACGCAGCTGCGCGGGAGCCCGATCGTCTCGCCCAAAGGTGCGATTGGTCTCATGCAGCTGATGCCCGGAACCTGGGCCGAGTTGCGTGCCGCCCATGCGCTCGGCAGCGATCCGCATGATCCCCATGACAATATCGTTGCCGGGGCCTGCTACCTCAAACGGATGCACGATCGGTTCGGCTATCCCGGCTTGTTCGCTGCTTATAATGCGGGGCCGGCGCGCTACGCTGCCTATCTTGCCGGACGCGCGCGACTGCCGCGCGAGACGCGCGACTATCTTGCGCGCGTGTCGGGAACGAGCGCCGCGCCGCCACCTGCGCGCCAGCCTTCCAGTCCGCTCTTCTTCACGCTGGGCCATGCCAATGACACCCCCATATTCGTGCGCCGCACGCCAGCGGAAGCGGCCAGTCGTGCGGATCAAGCGGAGCCCCGAGACGATGCGGGGCGGTTCAAGCGATGATGGCGTTTCGGGTTTCGCGATGGTATTCATTCCTTACCCCGGTCTGGTGACGCGGTAACGCCCACCCACCTCTGAGAAGGGTCTTGGGATGGCCGGGGGACCATTCTTCAAAACTGACCATCGTCAGCGCATGAGCTCATGTGTCGTCTAGCGTGCGGCCGAGGAACGCGATGCCATCGGTCCGAACTTGCGGGCGGGTAGAAGCTGTCTCGGCTCTTCCCATGATGACGGGCGCCGCGGCGGCTGTGCAAGGCCGGCGGCCCCTCCAATTTGCTTCGCAAATCGGTTCCTCCGCCGCCGCTCCGCGGCGCGCCGGCATGCGCCAGCGCGGCCCTGACAGCCGCCGCGCCGCCCGCCCTCAGGCGACCTGTCCTCGTGGTGAGGACGGGATCGCAAGGAGGTTGTCATGGGCATGTTCGAGCAGGTTTCAGCGGCATCGGATCGCGTGATCGAGGCACTGGTTGCGGGGCTCGAAATCGAGTTCGGACGCGGCGCAGGGGAGGCGCTGGCGCAGCGATTTCTGACGGCGGAGGAGGTGGATTTCTGTTGGGAATCCCGCCTCGCGGAACGCTGGCTCGGCTATTACGGACATGGGGAAGACGAGCTGGATATCGAGCTCGATCGGGTGCGGATCGTTGGATTTCTGGATGGCAAATGGTTCGTCGCGACGATGATCGTGGACGGCGATGGCATTGCGCACGGCATGACCGGGCGGCGCGAGTTCATGGCCGAAGGCGAGGCACTGGCTGCATATACGGATGCATGAAGCGGCTGGTTTTCATGGGGACGGTGCCGGGGTGGGCGCCGTCCCTCTTTTTGCCCTTGGCTTGAGCTCGGGGCGTGGAAGGAGTGGGGAGGCGCGGAAGGCAAGATAGAGAAGCTACGGCACCGTTGGTTACCGTAAGCTATTGTCTGCACATCCATATTTCAGGCGCAGAAACGGTGTCGCTTCGCCGTGGCCAGTGCCGGTGATCCGAAAAATGGCGGGATTCTACGGCGTTCGGCGGCACCGATTTCCAACTGCAGGGCATGGACGCATGGTTGGGCTCCCGCTTCCCTTTCCTGGCTCCACACATGCCCAGCGATGATGATTTCGAACCCGAACTTGGCCGCTTGCGGAGCAGGGGCGGGCAGCCGCGCGCGCGCAAATTCCTCTCCCGTGTTCTTGCTGCTGCGAACCTCGCTCGCGGTGGCGGTGCCGCGCGTTCGCGCAGGACCGGTTTTACCGGCAGCCGGATCGGCCGCGGCGCCGGTGTCGGACGCGTCCTTTCCGCGCGTGATCGCTATGCGGCATTCCGGCAACGGCGCGTGATCGTCAAGGCGCGGCTCGTGTTGCTCAAGGGCAAGGGCTTTGATGGCGCCAAGGGACACCTTCGATACGTTGAACGCGATGGTACGACGCGTGAGGGCGGGCGCGGCGAACTCTATGGCGCCGAAAGCGACAAGGCCGATCGTGGCGCCTGGCTCGAGCAGGGAAGGGATGACCGCCATCAGTTCCGCTTCATCGTCAGCCCCGAGGACGGCGGTGAATATGAGGATCTCAAGCCGCTGACGCGGCGGCTGATGGCGCGCATGGAGGAGGATCTCGGGACAAAGCTCGATTGGGTGGCGGTCGACCACTATAACACCGGCCACCCCCACACTCATATTATCCTGCGCGGGAAGGACGAGCGCGGGCAGGATCTGATCATCGCGCGCGACTATATCAGCCATGGCCTGCGCGAGCGGGCGTGCGAACTGGTCGATCTCGATCTTGGCCCGCGCAGCGACAAAGCGATCGAACAGCGCCTCCGTGCCGAGATCGAGCAGCAACGGCTGACCAGCATCGACCGCGTGCTGATCCGAGATGCGGAGGAGAATATCCTGGCCAGTGCGAAGGGGCGCGGTGCGTTCGATCAGACGATCCGCATGGGACGGCTGAAGACGCTCGAACGGCTTGGGCTCGCGAAACAGATTGGTTCGCATTGGCGTCTCGCGCCGGACCTTGCGGATACGCTGCGGCGCATGGGCGAGCGCGACGACATCATCCGCTCGATGCAGCGCGCCTATGCGGCGTGGGGCACTGCGCCAGCGCTTGCCGACCAGGTGATCTACGATCCGGCTGCGCCCGGCGCGCGTCCGCTGGTCGGTCGGATCGTCCATCGTGGGCTGTCCGACGAGATCGCCGATCGACATTACATCATCGTCGAGGCGACCGACGGGCGCTCGCACTATGTCGACATCGGTAAGGGCGAGAATGTCGAGAGCCATGCTCCTGGAGCGATCGTGCGCATATCGCCCGTCGAGGTTGGTATTCGCGGGTCCGATCAGACCGTGGCCGACGTCGCCGCGGCGAACGGCGGTCGCTATTCGATCGATGCGCATCTGCGCCACGATCCTGCGGCGACCGAGGCCTTTGCCGAAGCTCATGCCCGGCGGCTGGAGGCCATGCGTCGGCTGACCCGCAACATCGAACGCGATCCCGACGGAAGCTGGGTCATTGCGAGCGATCATCTCGACCGCGCCACCGCCTATGAAATCGCGCGTGCGAAAGATCAGCCCGTGACCGTCGAAACACTGTCGCCGCTGCCGCTCGAGAAGCTGGTAGGCGCTGAGGCTGCGACGTGGCTCGATCGGGAACTCGTTGTGTCCTCTCCCGAGCCACTGCGTGACGCCGGGTTCGGGCATGATGCGCGCCAGGCCCAGATGCGGCGGCAGCAGTGGCTGGTGGCCGAAGGATTGGCGGAGGAGCGGGGAGGGCAATTTTCCTATTCGAGCGGGATGCTCGCGACGCTTCAGCGGCGCGAGCTGCTGCGTGTCGCGCAGGGCTTGTCGGAAGAGCTGGGATTGCCGTTCGCGGAGCCGAAGGTCGGCGAACGGATTGATGGGATCTATCGGCAATCGGTCGATGCTCTGAGCGGGCGCTACGCGTTGATCGAAAGGTCGCGCGATTTCACACTCGTGCCGTGGCGCCCGGTACTGGATCGCCATGCCGGTAAAGCCGTGTCAGGTATCATGCGCGATACCGGGGTCAGCTGGACACTGGGACGGCAGCGCAGCGGGCCGAGTATTTCTTAGTCTGGCCGTTAACGGCCAGTCTGCTTTCTGACGTTAAAACGAAGGATGGGACGTCGCCCGCTTGTCAGTTTGTGCATAATCCAAGGCCTCGTGCCTTGCATTCCATAAGTACCTTCTCGACGAGGAAGTCGATCAGACGGCAGCATTTGTTCGGCTTGACGCACATTATGGCGTGCCCTCCGCCTCGCTCATTTCCCTGGCTCTACATCTAAGCGGCCAACCTGCTCGCGGCTTTTGAGATCGAGTACCGGGCCGGGGAAACACTCGGGGTCCGCGACGATCGCGCATACATGCCGGCCGACTTCGATGTCGGTCACCCAATCGGGCTGGGCGCGATCGCGCTTGCTTTGGCCGTTGACCATTGAGACGATAATGAGTTCGCGGATCGCAACGCCTTCGCGCTGCTCGCGAGCAAGTCCGCGATACAGCATTCGCTGGGCTGCCTGCATTACCGAGAGCGGCGCCATCTTCGGAATGATGAAATCGGCGGTGCCACCACCGATACCGAGGAAAACCCCATCTGCCGGCAGTCGGGGAATGAAGATTTGGGCGGCAATGAAGTGGCTGACCACGTTGGAGGCGAACAGCGCAGACAGTTCGTTCGGCTGCCACGCGGTAAGCGGACGAATTTCGTTGGGGGCGTTCACAGCGATGATGGCGGCGTCGATCGTGCCGAATGATGACGTTGCGCCAGCCCAAATGGCTTCAGCGCCGGCCTCCGTAGAAATATCGCCGACGATGGCGGCGATACCGGGATCGTCGCCGAACCGGGTCAGCTTGTCCGCAGAGCGGCCCACCGCCACAACACGCCAGCCGCAAGTACGGGCAGCGGCTACGATGCCCTGTCCGACATCACCCGCGGCACCCACGACCAAAATTGTCTTATCAGCCACCTGCCAGCTCCCATTCCAACCACTCCTGTCTATGCGGAGAGGCAACCGGCTTCGAGGCGCCGGGAGGTTTCAGCGCATATGTGCTGAGGCAGTGCGCCTCCTGTGAGTGAACGATGTGCCG
This genomic interval carries:
- a CDS encoding SDR family NAD(P)-dependent oxidoreductase; protein product: MADKTILVVGAAGDVGQGIVAAARTCGWRVVAVGRSADKLTRFGDDPGIAAIVGDISTEAGAEAIWAGATSSFGTIDAAIIAVNAPNEIRPLTAWQPNELSALFASNVVSHFIAAQIFIPRLPADGVFLGIGGGTADFIIPKMAPLSVMQAAQRMLYRGLAREQREGVAIRELIIVSMVNGQSKRDRAQPDWVTDIEVGRHVCAIVADPECFPGPVLDLKSREQVGRLDVEPGK